A single genomic interval of Zobellia nedashkovskayae harbors:
- a CDS encoding PKD domain-containing protein — protein MKKHYAMQRLLACLFVSFTFTVFTNAQSFNATGLNGENLNNPTSLDFGPNGKLYVSQQDGTIFEYTVLRDKAEAGSGTYTAINANTIALVKTGTPNHNDDGTINTANERQVTGLLATGTQTAPILYVSSSDSRIGGGGSGNDKNLDTNSGVLSRLTWTGSAWDKVDLVRGLPRCEENHSTNGMEIFERNGTTYLLLQQGGNANKGAPSNNFAGTSETYLSGAMLLVNLTQLEQMEASNGGPYIDTRQGTTKYIYDLPTLNDPERLDIDNTHSSFPYTAGHPLYNSTIDLGDPFGGNNGLNQAFPEVGGPVQIFSTGWRNGYDVVITADGRIYSVDNGPNTTWGGLPVIYDSNDQFKGDQSNTTYNPAAGDYVTNEINEVGSSGHGDALHYVGNITDTNGSYYAGHPAPIRAFSSRAGVKVYTFDGSNWVLSANHNFGTLLTGVSGYFNTTFDISDFPDDPIQGEYLATATSDPRMRIFDIVNSSTNGMCEYTASNFGGAMQGDLLTASFNGKINRYQLNASGNGILSKNNSFLTGFGSTPLDVIAQSDTDPFPGTIWAATYGADNITVFEPTDFSECIDPSDPEYVGSEDYDSDGYSNDDEVANGTDICSGGSQPNDYDGDFISDLNDPDDDNDGIPDSQDAFAIDADNGTTTNLPIDYPFWNNDPGTGFFGLGFTGLMLDTSGNTEYLNQYDENNLSFGGAGGKATIDAVTSGTAYEGANSQKNAFQFGVNLTTNSKPFTIHSKIETPFANVSSATGLSYGIYIGNGDQDHYLKVVVADGLTENDNLYGFEVVKEDGASNVTSQKYDVTGLKGATSVDIYININPTANTAQPYYSVDGGENVILLGNPIVLPVELLNPNDAKGLAVGLISTSGSGEAFTATWDFLKVTEDAEANLVLSENPVDYGVLETGSDQVQLIPTLTNEGGPSTGAIEITEVNITGIDATLFSHNLTLPLVIGPGADKTLPLNFFPNDISGIKNANLQIVHNGANSPFIVPLTAILEEFIAPNYTIVARINAGGNSVTATDGNIDWEANLGNGAASGSSYSVNTGTIPGGTNTFLYENRHTSVPDYIDETTFNALYGKERYDATSGPEMEFKLPVPNGNYLVNIYTGNGYGPTNNIGARVFDISLENEIKGDDIDVVALFGGNGNVFNAGMLSYPVTVADGELNILFEHIGIENPVLQAIEVMASTTANDPISITPIADQLNASGDQSALTISAIGGDSEENFTYAISGQPEGIDVETTNGQIFGTIATNAITGGPNNDGVYNVTIVVSKPGSVTKSISFVWTIENLLWKDKEEDENYTARHECSLVQAGDKFYLMGGRENAKTIDVYDYTTNTWTQIPNSPPEEFNHFQATEYKGLIWVIGAFKSNSYPNEEPTEYVWAFNPANEEWIQGPEIPENRRRGSTGLVVYNDKFYISGGNTIGHNGGYVSWFDEYDPSTGIWTPLSDAPRARDHFHAGVVDNKMYLMGGRLSGGAGGVFSPTISEVDVYDFNSGTWSTLPTNQNIPTPRAAPIVATFNGKLIVAGGEVENQEVYGQVTSNALKITEQYDPITQTWTRLPDMNNARHGTQAIVSGNGLFVLAGSPKLAGGNQKNMEFLGEDLPVGSASIASALSIPEVVNLEVGDSKTFDIEITGGNIGMFIRSIELTGADAANYTITSGNIENVFLDAESIRQLTVSLNDSGEDTNAILTIHYGASSSVDIILRNGESVSNIIDPGTQYNAEGDEVSLQILTEETENNVTFSATGLPPTLIIDATTGIINGTVVSSNNSGDGAFLEENGLIVIEAESGNLESGWVETTLNGATGILATTNNFNSQNGGTIPYQITVSTPGVYKFDWRSFYSGESATDENDNWLRFPNNEDVWFFGYKGNPVDEASLISNVQGDQLNVVFPKGSSRITVGPDGTTPEGSSSNGYFKIYRSGGLSETYDWQARTSDNDSHDVYVWFVNPGTYTMEVSERSAGHAIDKMALYKVDGPTYSDNQLTSANESSRAGDNANVGDNSPYNVTVTATDNNDPTNKSDVEFTWVINDTGNPVAIASATPLEGQAPLEVNFIGSESTDDIGIVDYSWEFGDALFSTSDLADPTFTFNDAGTYNVLLRVTDGNGNQNTEALVITVTEPTSHVITAIAGENGVISPNAEVEVINGANQQFNIIANAGYKIADVLVDGVSQGAVESFTFEAVSSEHTIEASFEEIFKVIMSSSSLGGTISPSGAVSVAQGEDHWFTAAPNEGYKFAYFIVDNSFTVGEPTYAFENVNDNHTIEAVFTEIGVNQFTISATSGEGGMITPDGENTVVEGESIRFSVTASDGYEIDKLIVDGKSLLGLSEYTFEDISENHTFDAVFKYTGAIKTYTITATGTEGGELSPYGAIEVAKGQEQDFIIVPNEGYRLVDILIDEVSTALVEEYKFANLVENHSIHVVFEKIDNNPPKAFAAVDIKEGIGPLLVNFDGDKSTDDTGIASYSWDFGDESLLSTGFEVSHTYIEAGVYTATLTVIDDNGEVATDSITITVNDSLTDSEVLKEFRLFPNPASVNVSLSFGKVVDLDTISIYDMSGKLVLHVNAKDVNKGRNYELSVINLSSGLYLVRTIDMNGDEINKRLLIQR, from the coding sequence ATGAAAAAACATTACGCTATGCAGCGCCTACTTGCATGCTTATTCGTCTCATTTACATTTACTGTATTCACAAATGCCCAAAGCTTTAATGCTACAGGGCTTAATGGCGAAAACCTTAACAATCCGACTTCTTTGGATTTTGGACCTAACGGTAAACTATACGTTTCTCAACAAGATGGGACCATTTTTGAGTACACGGTACTACGTGATAAAGCAGAAGCTGGTTCAGGAACGTATACTGCTATAAACGCTAACACTATTGCACTCGTTAAGACGGGTACGCCCAACCATAACGATGATGGCACTATAAATACAGCGAATGAACGTCAGGTTACAGGGCTTCTTGCCACAGGAACACAAACTGCTCCTATTCTTTACGTAAGTTCTTCTGACTCCAGAATAGGCGGTGGTGGTAGTGGTAATGATAAAAATCTTGATACTAATTCAGGAGTTCTTTCACGCCTTACTTGGACAGGAAGTGCATGGGACAAAGTAGATTTAGTAAGAGGACTTCCTAGATGTGAAGAAAACCATTCCACCAATGGAATGGAAATTTTTGAGCGTAACGGTACTACTTACTTGTTACTACAACAAGGAGGTAATGCAAACAAAGGAGCTCCTAGTAATAATTTTGCAGGTACTTCGGAAACCTATTTATCTGGTGCTATGTTGCTTGTCAATTTGACACAATTAGAGCAGATGGAAGCCTCAAACGGTGGCCCTTATATAGATACGCGCCAGGGTACTACAAAATATATTTATGACTTACCAACGTTAAACGATCCAGAAAGATTAGATATAGATAATACACATTCTAGTTTTCCATATACTGCTGGGCATCCATTGTATAATTCTACTATAGATTTGGGTGATCCTTTTGGTGGAAATAATGGGTTAAACCAAGCATTTCCAGAAGTTGGCGGTCCCGTACAAATTTTCTCTACTGGTTGGAGAAACGGTTACGACGTTGTAATAACAGCGGATGGTAGAATATATTCTGTTGATAACGGACCGAATACAACTTGGGGAGGTTTACCCGTAATTTATGATAGTAACGATCAGTTCAAAGGCGACCAAAGTAATACAACCTACAACCCAGCTGCCGGAGATTATGTAACCAACGAAATTAATGAAGTGGGTAGTAGCGGTCATGGAGATGCCCTACATTATGTTGGTAATATTACGGATACTAATGGCAGCTACTATGCAGGCCATCCTGCTCCAATTAGAGCTTTCTCATCGCGCGCAGGAGTAAAAGTATATACGTTTGATGGCTCTAATTGGGTGCTTTCTGCTAATCACAATTTTGGTACGTTGCTCACTGGAGTTTCAGGATATTTCAACACGACTTTCGATATTTCCGATTTTCCAGATGACCCCATACAAGGAGAATATCTAGCAACAGCCACCTCAGACCCGCGAATGCGAATTTTTGATATCGTAAACTCTTCTACAAACGGTATGTGTGAATATACCGCCAGTAATTTTGGAGGAGCGATGCAGGGAGACCTTTTAACGGCTTCCTTTAATGGTAAAATAAATAGGTATCAATTGAACGCAAGTGGCAATGGTATTTTATCTAAAAACAATAGTTTCCTTACCGGTTTTGGCTCCACACCTTTGGATGTAATCGCGCAAAGTGACACAGACCCTTTTCCTGGTACAATATGGGCCGCTACCTATGGCGCAGATAATATTACGGTTTTTGAACCAACTGATTTTAGCGAGTGTATAGATCCTAGTGATCCGGAATATGTAGGTTCGGAAGATTATGACTCCGATGGGTATTCAAATGATGATGAAGTGGCGAACGGTACCGATATTTGTTCAGGAGGTAGCCAACCGAATGATTATGATGGCGATTTTATATCCGACTTGAATGATCCGGATGATGACAATGATGGTATCCCAGATAGCCAAGATGCATTTGCTATAGATGCTGATAATGGTACTACAACAAACCTACCTATCGATTATCCGTTTTGGAACAATGATCCGGGAACAGGATTTTTTGGTCTTGGTTTTACCGGTTTGATGTTAGATACAAGTGGAAATACCGAATACCTTAATCAATACGACGAAAACAATCTATCTTTTGGAGGGGCTGGTGGTAAAGCCACAATTGATGCAGTTACATCTGGTACTGCATATGAAGGTGCAAACTCTCAAAAGAATGCTTTTCAGTTTGGGGTAAATTTAACCACCAACTCAAAACCGTTTACCATACATTCCAAAATTGAGACACCTTTTGCAAACGTTTCTTCTGCAACAGGTCTTTCATATGGTATATATATCGGTAACGGAGACCAAGATCATTATTTAAAGGTAGTAGTTGCAGATGGCTTAACGGAGAATGATAACCTTTATGGTTTTGAGGTTGTAAAAGAAGATGGGGCTTCTAACGTTACTTCTCAAAAATATGATGTAACCGGGCTCAAAGGAGCAACTTCCGTAGATATTTACATTAATATAAACCCCACTGCAAATACGGCTCAACCGTACTATTCTGTGGACGGTGGTGAAAATGTAATTTTATTGGGGAATCCTATTGTATTGCCTGTTGAGTTACTAAATCCAAACGATGCCAAAGGTCTGGCAGTAGGTCTTATTTCTACTTCGGGGTCTGGAGAAGCTTTTACAGCAACATGGGACTTTTTAAAGGTGACCGAAGATGCGGAAGCAAACCTTGTACTTTCAGAAAACCCAGTAGATTACGGTGTTTTGGAAACAGGATCAGACCAAGTGCAACTTATTCCTACGCTTACAAATGAAGGTGGTCCATCAACTGGAGCTATAGAAATTACCGAGGTTAACATTACAGGTATTGATGCTACACTTTTTAGCCATAATTTGACATTACCATTAGTAATAGGGCCTGGAGCAGACAAAACATTGCCCTTAAATTTTTTCCCGAATGATATTTCAGGAATCAAAAATGCTAATTTGCAAATCGTTCATAACGGCGCAAACTCTCCTTTCATTGTTCCCTTAACGGCAATTCTAGAAGAATTTATAGCGCCTAATTATACCATAGTTGCTAGAATAAATGCAGGAGGTAACTCCGTAACCGCCACTGACGGTAATATAGACTGGGAAGCCAATTTAGGTAACGGCGCAGCTTCAGGAAGTAGCTATTCCGTAAATACGGGAACCATTCCAGGAGGCACAAATACTTTTCTTTATGAAAATAGACATACATCTGTTCCTGATTATATAGACGAAACTACATTCAACGCATTGTATGGCAAAGAACGTTATGATGCCACTAGCGGGCCTGAAATGGAGTTTAAGTTGCCAGTGCCCAATGGAAATTATCTAGTAAATATTTATACAGGTAATGGATATGGCCCAACAAATAACATTGGCGCACGAGTATTTGATATATCATTAGAAAATGAAATCAAAGGAGATGATATAGATGTAGTTGCCCTTTTTGGAGGTAATGGGAACGTGTTCAATGCAGGTATGCTCTCGTATCCCGTTACGGTAGCAGATGGAGAACTGAATATATTATTCGAACATATTGGAATTGAAAACCCAGTTTTACAGGCCATAGAGGTTATGGCAAGTACTACGGCGAATGATCCTATTTCCATAACTCCCATTGCTGATCAATTAAACGCAAGTGGTGACCAAAGTGCCTTAACCATTTCGGCAATAGGTGGGGATTCGGAAGAAAACTTTACATACGCTATTTCCGGTCAACCAGAAGGCATTGATGTTGAGACTACCAACGGACAAATATTCGGTACAATAGCAACAAATGCAATTACGGGAGGGCCCAACAATGATGGTGTCTATAATGTAACCATAGTGGTAAGTAAACCGGGGTCTGTTACTAAGAGTATTTCTTTTGTATGGACTATAGAGAACCTATTGTGGAAAGATAAAGAGGAAGACGAAAATTATACGGCTCGCCATGAATGTTCGTTGGTACAAGCAGGGGATAAGTTCTATTTAATGGGTGGTCGTGAGAACGCAAAAACCATTGATGTATATGATTACACTACAAATACATGGACCCAAATTCCAAATTCACCTCCAGAAGAATTCAACCATTTTCAGGCAACTGAGTATAAGGGATTGATATGGGTGATAGGAGCTTTTAAGAGTAATTCGTATCCTAACGAAGAGCCGACTGAGTATGTTTGGGCTTTTAACCCAGCTAATGAAGAGTGGATTCAAGGACCCGAAATACCTGAAAACAGAAGAAGAGGGTCTACTGGTTTAGTAGTTTACAATGACAAATTTTACATATCTGGCGGGAATACCATTGGCCATAATGGCGGTTACGTTAGCTGGTTTGATGAGTACGATCCTAGTACTGGTATTTGGACTCCCTTAAGTGATGCTCCAAGAGCAAGAGACCATTTCCATGCAGGTGTAGTTGATAATAAAATGTATTTAATGGGAGGTCGTCTTTCAGGAGGTGCCGGAGGTGTTTTTAGTCCAACAATTTCAGAGGTCGATGTTTATGATTTTAATTCAGGTACGTGGAGCACACTTCCAACAAATCAAAATATACCAACACCAAGGGCAGCACCTATAGTAGCTACATTTAATGGTAAACTTATCGTTGCTGGTGGAGAAGTAGAGAATCAAGAGGTCTATGGTCAGGTAACCTCTAATGCGCTAAAGATTACGGAGCAGTACGATCCTATTACTCAAACATGGACACGTTTACCAGATATGAACAACGCAAGGCATGGTACGCAAGCCATAGTTTCTGGAAACGGTTTGTTTGTATTGGCCGGTTCACCTAAACTAGCTGGAGGCAACCAGAAAAATATGGAATTTTTAGGCGAAGATTTACCTGTTGGTTCAGCTAGTATAGCAAGTGCATTATCCATTCCTGAGGTTGTCAACCTTGAAGTGGGTGATTCTAAAACCTTTGATATAGAAATAACAGGTGGAAACATAGGAATGTTTATCCGCTCTATAGAATTAACTGGTGCAGATGCCGCCAATTATACAATTACCTCTGGTAATATAGAAAATGTGTTTTTAGATGCGGAAAGTATACGTCAGTTAACAGTTTCTTTGAACGATTCTGGAGAGGACACAAATGCTATTTTAACCATTCATTATGGAGCGTCATCATCGGTAGATATTATTCTAAGGAATGGAGAAAGTGTTTCTAATATTATTGATCCTGGAACGCAGTACAATGCAGAAGGGGATGAAGTATCATTACAAATCCTAACTGAAGAAACAGAAAATAATGTAACATTTAGCGCAACTGGACTTCCTCCAACCTTAATAATCGATGCAACTACTGGTATTATAAATGGAACAGTAGTTTCTTCTAATAACTCAGGTGACGGAGCTTTCCTTGAGGAAAATGGTCTAATTGTTATTGAGGCAGAATCTGGGAATTTAGAATCCGGATGGGTTGAAACTACCTTAAATGGTGCTACTGGAATCTTGGCAACTACAAATAACTTTAACAGTCAAAACGGTGGAACTATTCCTTATCAAATTACCGTAAGTACTCCAGGTGTTTATAAATTCGATTGGAGAAGTTTCTATAGTGGCGAATCTGCAACGGACGAGAACGATAACTGGTTACGTTTCCCTAACAATGAAGATGTCTGGTTCTTTGGATATAAAGGAAATCCTGTAGACGAGGCTAGTCTAATCTCAAATGTACAGGGTGACCAACTAAATGTTGTTTTCCCAAAAGGAAGCTCTAGAATTACAGTTGGACCAGATGGCACAACTCCTGAAGGTAGTAGTAGTAATGGTTATTTTAAAATATACAGAAGCGGTGGTCTTTCTGAAACTTATGATTGGCAGGCTAGAACAAGTGATAACGATTCACATGATGTATACGTTTGGTTTGTGAATCCTGGTACGTATACCATGGAGGTTTCGGAACGTTCGGCTGGGCATGCTATTGATAAAATGGCACTTTACAAAGTAGATGGACCTACATATTCAGATAACCAATTGACGTCTGCAAATGAATCTAGTAGGGCAGGGGACAATGCAAACGTTGGTGATAATAGTCCATATAATGTTACAGTTACCGCTACAGATAATAACGACCCAACAAACAAAAGTGATGTTGAATTTACATGGGTTATAAATGACACTGGAAATCCTGTAGCTATTGCAAGTGCTACACCACTTGAAGGTCAAGCTCCGTTAGAAGTCAACTTTATCGGTAGTGAATCAACGGATGATATTGGAATTGTAGATTACAGTTGGGAGTTTGGCGACGCACTTTTTTCTACTTCGGACTTGGCAGACCCTACGTTTACGTTTAATGACGCAGGCACATACAACGTGTTGTTAAGGGTTACTGATGGTAACGGTAATCAAAATACGGAAGCTCTTGTCATTACTGTTACTGAACCAACATCTCATGTTATTACCGCAATTGCGGGTGAAAATGGAGTAATATCTCCAAACGCCGAAGTAGAAGTAATAAATGGAGCAAATCAACAATTTAATATAATTGCAAATGCGGGGTATAAAATTGCTGACGTATTGGTGGATGGGGTATCACAAGGAGCGGTTGAAAGCTTCACTTTTGAGGCGGTTTCCTCTGAGCATACTATTGAAGCTTCCTTCGAAGAAATTTTCAAAGTAATTATGTCATCTTCCAGTTTAGGAGGAACAATATCCCCAAGTGGTGCTGTTTCTGTTGCGCAAGGAGAAGACCACTGGTTTACCGCGGCTCCAAATGAAGGTTATAAGTTCGCTTATTTTATTGTGGACAATAGCTTTACGGTAGGAGAACCTACTTATGCGTTTGAGAATGTTAATGACAACCATACTATTGAAGCTGTGTTTACAGAAATTGGTGTTAACCAGTTTACAATTTCAGCTACTTCAGGTGAGGGAGGAATGATAACGCCCGATGGAGAGAATACAGTTGTTGAAGGTGAAAGTATTCGTTTTTCAGTAACAGCCAGTGATGGGTATGAAATAGATAAGTTAATTGTGGACGGTAAAAGCTTACTAGGTCTATCTGAGTATACTTTTGAGGATATTTCAGAAAACCATACGTTTGATGCGGTTTTTAAATATACTGGAGCAATTAAGACATATACCATAACTGCCACAGGAACTGAAGGTGGTGAGCTTTCTCCATATGGTGCGATTGAAGTAGCTAAAGGTCAAGAACAGGATTTTATAATAGTACCAAACGAAGGTTACCGCTTGGTGGATATTTTAATTGACGAAGTCTCAACAGCCCTTGTTGAAGAGTATAAGTTCGCAAACTTAGTAGAGAACCATAGCATTCATGTAGTTTTTGAAAAAATAGATAATAACCCACCAAAGGCATTTGCTGCAGTAGATATCAAAGAAGGAATAGGTCCACTATTGGTTAATTTTGATGGAGATAAATCCACGGATGATACTGGTATTGCAAGTTATTCTTGGGATTTTGGAGATGAATCACTTCTATCCACTGGTTTCGAAGTTTCCCACACTTATATTGAAGCAGGTGTTTATACTGCAACCTTAACCGTCATTGATGATAATGGTGAAGTTGCAACAGATTCGATTACAATTACCGTAAATGATTCTTTGACTGATAGTGAAGTTTTAAAGGAATTCAGGTTATTTCCGAATCCAGCTTCTGTTAACGTATCGCTTAGTTTTGGAAAAGTGGTAGACTTAGACACCATATCAATTTATGATATGAGCGGAAAGTTAGTTCTGCATGTTAATGCTAAAGATGTGAATAAGGGTAGAAATTATGAGCTTAGCGTCATTAATTTATCTTCTGGTTTATATCTCGTAAGAACTATAGATATGAATGGTGATGAAATCAATAAAAGACTGTTGATTCAACGATAA
- a CDS encoding apiosidase-like domain-containing protein gives MTSIVFAQNDSYAVMDIVEVEFNSQVNYGNAYMDVDVWIELKKEGSSSEVYRIPVFWDGGNVFRVRLVPTSPGTWTWKVINETVENADRSFIGRSGSFTAVAANVSSNPNKRGFIRVASNNRTLEYADGTPFFYTADTSWSALTEVFGFSTANNISGISFQDYVKTRKGQGFNGLNVIASFPNDSYTELWAEKTHHKKTGPNGEGPFELKSTGQVDYLNIKPEYWQSVDKRMQHLSDQGFVTLFETVRRSELWYLGTTQEKAAFYNYVRYLWARYGCYNMIFSWVHHDSQSSIYPKWEQIVSDANSKLYAKMGDYRMPYGQPRTAMSFNTSLNNWERDIPTALDIQNVSNAERDETMHEWLRNIYHNQPAKPALNLEPFYPGWGLHSGNEINAGMNDTTMAQMQMYGSVLSGGLAGHAWGDAWYAGAATSTSRSSVDGGTIVPSNDPQVNALKQFESQSMGHLKSFILDSDHNYAKLVPAADTNLSDSEDYLHTLAIADDKSFALGFFTADSRDNAKALPSLKNLIASTTYQYQWWDVTNGGWISAGNITTSSSGTMKPPILPNNDRTKNWAYRIQSTDTIEEIEEEETEVEVPVVEVPQVEEPVVEEPKEEEPKAEEPIIEEPKEEPKAEVPETETNNDFVLRINSGGDEMTLNGDTFSADNYSDAGLTLDRPQTGLNDPFKTFRYSRSQVLGYDIPLKNGEYTVKLHFAELWFGATDGGSGDVGNRVFDVRLEGVLAEDNLDVFAQVGAEALLTKTHTVNVTDGKLDIDFSSLSSDGGTRHPIINAIEIFGNEEIAPIVVDDVIIEKTTGLVGHWPLDELNGIIANDASGQDLNGALDRGVTFDKDKTNGKIEGALVFDGVDDHINLLDIDNNLESSFSVSAWVNPSNAEGSYQGIIGSSTAGGFMMFIDKGQLAFKVTTNESGRKLISEGTIQNNVWQMITCTFDGSEMRWYINGENIHSEAFSGTLKDKDVAWIGWSGWSDEYFEGAIDDVKLFNNSLTKQQVSSLFEEGNSNVTRENIASKIAIPMEGELDMEVFRIFPNPTNGVITVTGMLSGMQLDLIDFSGRKVASQTVAVDGDIQMDLSPYAKGAYVLNISNGKEVLTGKVILN, from the coding sequence ATGACAAGTATTGTCTTTGCTCAAAATGACAGCTATGCTGTCATGGATATTGTTGAAGTAGAATTCAATAGCCAAGTGAATTACGGTAACGCATACATGGATGTAGATGTATGGATTGAATTAAAAAAAGAAGGTTCATCAAGTGAAGTATACCGTATACCCGTATTCTGGGATGGTGGAAATGTCTTTCGTGTTCGTCTAGTGCCTACTTCACCTGGTACCTGGACTTGGAAAGTTATCAATGAAACTGTTGAAAATGCGGATCGGAGTTTTATTGGACGAAGTGGTTCATTTACTGCTGTTGCCGCGAATGTAAGTAGTAACCCCAATAAAAGAGGTTTTATAAGAGTAGCATCCAATAATAGAACTTTGGAGTACGCAGACGGTACCCCATTCTTTTATACTGCAGATACTTCTTGGTCAGCCTTAACAGAAGTATTTGGTTTTAGTACAGCGAATAATATTAGCGGTATATCTTTTCAAGACTATGTGAAAACAAGAAAAGGTCAGGGATTTAATGGGCTTAATGTAATTGCTAGTTTTCCGAATGATAGCTATACTGAATTGTGGGCAGAAAAAACACATCATAAGAAAACAGGTCCCAACGGAGAGGGTCCTTTCGAGTTAAAAAGTACAGGGCAAGTAGACTACCTAAATATTAAACCTGAGTACTGGCAATCAGTGGATAAGCGAATGCAGCATTTATCCGATCAAGGATTTGTAACTTTATTTGAAACCGTAAGAAGAAGCGAACTTTGGTATTTAGGTACAACGCAAGAAAAAGCAGCTTTTTATAACTATGTGCGTTATTTGTGGGCGCGTTATGGTTGTTATAATATGATTTTTAGTTGGGTACATCATGACAGCCAGTCATCAATATATCCTAAATGGGAACAAATAGTTAGTGATGCAAATAGTAAGTTGTATGCTAAGATGGGTGACTATAGAATGCCTTATGGTCAGCCTAGAACGGCAATGTCTTTTAACACATCTCTAAATAATTGGGAAAGAGATATACCTACTGCTCTTGATATACAAAACGTTAGTAATGCAGAAAGAGATGAAACCATGCATGAGTGGCTTCGGAATATATATCATAATCAACCGGCTAAACCTGCTCTTAATTTGGAACCATTTTATCCAGGCTGGGGCTTACATTCTGGGAATGAAATCAATGCAGGTATGAATGATACCACCATGGCACAAATGCAGATGTATGGTTCCGTATTGAGTGGTGGCTTAGCAGGCCACGCTTGGGGAGATGCGTGGTATGCAGGAGCAGCAACTTCAACCTCAAGGAGTTCTGTAGATGGAGGTACCATAGTGCCTAGTAATGACCCTCAGGTTAATGCTTTAAAGCAATTTGAATCGCAGTCTATGGGTCATCTAAAAAGTTTTATATTAGATTCAGACCACAATTATGCTAAATTGGTACCGGCAGCAGATACGAATCTAAGCGACAGCGAAGACTATTTACATACGTTAGCTATAGCTGATGATAAATCGTTTGCTCTAGGATTTTTTACTGCTGATTCTAGGGATAATGCAAAAGCACTTCCCTCACTTAAAAATCTTATAGCGTCTACAACATATCAATATCAATGGTGGGACGTTACCAATGGAGGTTGGATTTCTGCAGGTAATATTACCACTAGTAGCAGTGGTACAATGAAACCACCTATTTTACCAAATAATGATCGCACAAAAAACTGGGCTTATCGAATTCAGTCAACTGATACTATAGAAGAGATTGAGGAAGAAGAAACTGAAGTAGAAGTACCAGTGGTAGAAGTGCCACAAGTAGAAGAACCAGTAGTAGAAGAGCCTAAGGAAGAAGAGCCTAAAGCAGAAGAACCAATAATAGAAGAGCCTAAGGAGGAGCCAAAAGCAGAAGTACCAGAAACTGAAACAAATAATGATTTTGTTCTACGAATTAATTCTGGTGGTGACGAGATGACGCTTAATGGAGATACGTTCTCTGCTGATAATTATTCTGATGCGGGTCTCACCTTAGACAGGCCGCAAACGGGCCTTAATGACCCATTCAAAACTTTCAGATATAGTCGTTCCCAAGTGTTGGGTTATGATATTCCTTTAAAAAATGGGGAATATACTGTGAAGCTTCATTTTGCGGAATTGTGGTTTGGAGCTACAGATGGCGGTAGTGGCGACGTAGGTAACCGGGTATTTGATGTACGTTTAGAAGGAGTATTGGCGGAAGACAATCTTGATGTTTTTGCCCAGGTTGGAGCTGAGGCCCTACTCACAAAGACGCATACGGTAAATGTTACTGATGGAAAACTAGATATAGATTTCTCTTCTTTATCCTCTGATGGAGGAACTAGACATCCAATCATAAATGCTATTGAAATTTTTGGAAACGAAGAAATCGCTCCAATAGTCGTTGATGATGTCATTATCGAAAAAACTACTGGATTAGTAGGTCATTGGCCGCTAGATGAATTAAATGGCATAATCGCAAACGATGCTAGTGGACAAGATCTTAATGGTGCACTTGATCGTGGCGTAACTTTCGATAAGGATAAGACCAATGGTAAAATAGAAGGTGCATTGGTATTTGACGGAGTGGACGACCATATTAATTTACTGGATATTGACAATAATTTGGAATCTAGTTTTTCTGTATCCGCATGGGTTAACCCTAGCAATGCAGAGGGTAGCTACCAAGGCATTATAGGTAGCAGTACTGCTGGCGGTTTTATGATGTTTATAGATAAGGGTCAACTTGCTTTTAAAGTCACTACCAATGAGAGTGGTAGAAAGTTAATTAGTGAAGGGACTATTCAAAACAATGTCTGGCAAATGATTACCTGCACATTTGATGGCAGTGAAATGCGTTGGTACATAAACGGTGAAAATATTCATAGCGAAGCGTTCTCTGGCACCTTGAAAGATAAAGATGTCGCTTGGATAGGATGGTCAGGTTGGAGCGATGAATATTTTGAAGGAGCTATTGATGATGTAAAGTTGTTCAATAATTCATTGACCAAACAACAAGTGTCTTCGCTTTTTGAAGAAGGAAATTCTAATGTAACTCGAGAGAATATAGCTTCCAAAATAGCTATTCCTATGGAAGGCGAATTAGATATGGAAGTGTTCCGTATTTTCCCTAACCCAACAAATGGTGTCATTACCGTTACTGGAATGTTGTCAGGAATGCAATTGGATCTTATTGATTTCTCAGGTAGAAAAGTAGCTTCCCAGACCGTGGCTGTAGATGGTGATATCCAGATGGATTTATCTCCATATGCAAAAGGTGCTTATGTGTTGAATATCTCTAATGGGAAAGAGGTTTTAACCGGAAAGGTTATTCTAAATTAA